One Methanobacteriaceae archaeon genomic region harbors:
- the cbiQ gene encoding cobalt ECF transporter T component CbiQ, with amino-acid sequence MFENTLDNFAHHNGLRGTNVYLKVLFALLTMLVSLISTSPVVPIIITFLMSFLIIFKAKIPWKFYLKFLAIPFIFGFLTFVFMAFFFGVGATILELNIFNLVITVDGFNLGFLVFARVMGGFSCMAFLAFTTPMTELFSVLDTFKIPKIVLEIAMMMYRYIFVFLDESLNMYYAQQTRLGYQSFKTSYKSLGMLASNLFIRSWIKGERVYVSMESRGYNGSLYINNYQNSIGIKNLTILVLFESVLILGVYLSGNFRLF; translated from the coding sequence ATGTTTGAAAACACATTAGATAATTTTGCTCATCATAATGGCCTTAGGGGAACAAATGTTTATTTAAAAGTTTTGTTTGCTCTTTTAACTATGTTAGTGAGCTTAATATCAACTTCACCCGTTGTTCCAATCATTATAACATTTTTAATGTCATTTTTAATTATTTTTAAAGCTAAGATACCTTGGAAATTTTATCTGAAATTCCTGGCCATTCCATTTATTTTCGGATTTTTAACCTTTGTTTTCATGGCTTTTTTCTTTGGAGTTGGAGCTACCATACTTGAATTAAATATTTTCAATCTAGTAATAACGGTTGATGGATTTAATCTGGGTTTTCTTGTTTTCGCCAGAGTAATGGGTGGTTTTTCCTGTATGGCCTTTTTGGCATTCACTACTCCAATGACTGAGCTTTTTTCAGTGCTTGACACTTTTAAAATTCCTAAAATTGTATTAGAAATTGCTATGATGATGTACCGTTATATTTTCGTCTTTTTAGATGAGTCCCTTAATATGTACTATGCCCAACAAACTAGATTAGGTTATCAAAGCTTTAAAACGTCATATAAATCTTTGGGGATGCTAGCCAGCAATCTGTTTATTAGATCATGGATTAAAGGTGAAAGGGTTTATGTTTCTATGGAATCAAGAGGATATAATGGATCTTTGTATATTAACAATTATCAAAACAGCATTGGGATTAAAAATTTAACTATTTTGGTTTTATTTGAATCTGTATTGATATTAGGCGTTTATTTAAGTGGAAATTTTAGATTATTTTAA
- a CDS encoding energy-coupling factor ABC transporter substrate-binding protein, whose product MVDKKPIILLALVAIIIAVPMIMYSGMGEEEGYFSGADSQAGPAIEETGYQPWFGSIWEPPSGEIESLLFALQAAIGAIIIGYVFGYYNGQAKERKRIDEEQK is encoded by the coding sequence ATGGTAGATAAAAAACCAATTATTTTACTCGCATTGGTGGCCATAATTATTGCAGTTCCCATGATAATGTACAGTGGTATGGGTGAAGAAGAAGGATATTTCAGTGGAGCAGATTCTCAAGCAGGACCTGCTATTGAAGAAACAGGTTATCAACCATGGTTCGGCTCTATTTGGGAACCTCCCAGTGGGGAAATAGAAAGTCTTCTATTTGCTCTTCAAGCTGCAATTGGTGCTATAATAATTGGATATGTATTTGGATATTATAATGGTCAAGCCAAAGAGAGAAAACGAATAGATGAAGAACAAAAATGA
- the cbiM gene encoding cobalt ECF transporter S component CbiM has product MHIMEGFLPWQWCLFWYMVALPVVAYGVIQIKKITDEHPESKPLLAVSGAFIFILSSLKLPSVTGSCSHPTGTGLSAVLFGPAVTSVLGAIVLVFQALLIAHGGITTLGANIFSMGIVGPFAAWLVYKGVKRIGWGPSIGIFCAAVVGDWLTYVTTATQLSLAFPVPTFGAAFAKFMVIFAYTQVPLAIAEGLLTVVVFDYIMKLRPDILVKLKVISPKAEETPKAVA; this is encoded by the coding sequence ATGCATATCATGGAAGGATTTTTACCCTGGCAATGGTGCCTCTTTTGGTATATGGTGGCCCTACCAGTGGTTGCTTACGGTGTAATACAAATAAAAAAGATCACAGACGAACATCCAGAATCTAAACCTCTTTTAGCTGTTTCAGGAGCATTTATCTTTATTTTATCATCATTAAAACTCCCATCTGTTACCGGAAGTTGTTCTCATCCTACTGGTACGGGTTTATCAGCCGTACTTTTTGGGCCAGCAGTTACTAGCGTTTTAGGTGCTATTGTACTGGTATTTCAAGCTTTACTTATAGCTCATGGTGGAATAACAACTCTAGGAGCTAATATTTTCTCAATGGGTATTGTAGGTCCATTTGCGGCATGGTTGGTTTACAAAGGTGTCAAAAGAATTGGGTGGGGCCCTTCAATAGGAATATTTTGTGCAGCAGTTGTTGGTGACTGGTTAACATATGTAACTACTGCTACTCAACTATCTTTGGCTTTTCCTGTTCCAACATTTGGAGCTGCATTTGCAAAGTTCATGGTAATTTTCGCTTACACTCAGGTGCCTCTGGCCATAGCTGAAGGTCTTTTAACGGTAGTAGTGTTTGATTATATAATGAAACTAAGGCCGGATATTCTGGTAAAATTAAAAGTTATCAGCCCTAAAGCAGAGGAAACTCCTAAGGCGGTGGCCTAA
- the pyrF gene encoding orotidine-5'-phosphate decarboxylase, which translates to MKVKNKIILAMDLMDLNHALEVTEQVSDYIDTVKIGYPLALSVGLECFSIFKENFSCKIIADFKVADIPETNAKICQTTLEQGADTVIVHGFVGPDSVTACNKVAQDNKKDIFLLTEMSHPGAEMFLKGVSDNIAQMGVELGIKNYVAPSTRLDRLGEIRKIVGKDSFIISPGVGTQGGDPGLTLQYADALIVGRSIYLSEDPESAVQNIIDSIK; encoded by the coding sequence ATGAAGGTCAAAAATAAAATAATACTGGCCATGGATTTAATGGATTTAAATCACGCCCTGGAAGTTACAGAGCAAGTTTCTGATTACATTGATACTGTAAAAATAGGATATCCATTAGCATTATCTGTAGGATTAGAATGTTTCTCTATTTTTAAAGAAAATTTTTCTTGCAAAATAATAGCTGATTTTAAAGTTGCAGATATTCCAGAAACCAATGCAAAAATTTGTCAGACTACTCTAGAACAGGGTGCGGATACAGTGATAGTACACGGTTTTGTTGGTCCAGACAGTGTAACCGCTTGTAATAAAGTGGCGCAAGATAATAAAAAAGATATTTTCTTACTTACTGAAATGTCACATCCCGGTGCAGAGATGTTTCTAAAAGGAGTTTCAGATAATATTGCACAAATGGGTGTTGAATTAGGAATAAAAAATTATGTTGCACCCTCAACACGTTTAGACCGGCTGGGCGAAATTAGAAAAATTGTGGGAAAAGATTCATTTATTATATCCCCTGGTGTCGGAACCCAGGGTGGTGATCCTGGCCTAACTTTACAGTATGCAGACGCTTTAATTGTGGGAAGATCCATCTATCTTTCAGAAGATCCTGAAAGTGCAGTGCAAAATATTATTGATTCAATAAAATAA
- a CDS encoding deoxyhypusine synthase produces the protein MKDDHQVNHVKISKGMKISDFIEEMGNAGVLGAGRVYRATKLLSEMIEDQELNIFLSVAGPMVPGGMRDIIADLIKKGIIKVIITSGANLTHDLLESFGGSHYRNYGFDDEKLHDSGMGRIGDIYTKSEDFEIFENEINHILEKIASETEITSIQEFIYHVGTQITDENSIIKAAADNNVPIYAPGIIDSMLGLQLWMFNQSNKLALDAVADMHQLSDIVFESEKVGAVILGGGLPKHYVLASNLLKGGVDAAIQITMDRSEAGSLSGAPLEEAKSWAKARAGSNLVTVVGDATVLFPLILAGALDLVDSGENE, from the coding sequence TTGAAAGATGATCATCAAGTTAATCATGTTAAAATCTCCAAAGGTATGAAAATATCCGATTTCATTGAAGAAATGGGGAATGCTGGGGTTTTAGGTGCTGGAAGAGTTTATAGGGCCACGAAATTACTTTCAGAAATGATTGAAGATCAGGAGTTAAATATATTTCTAAGTGTAGCAGGGCCCATGGTTCCGGGAGGGATGAGGGATATAATAGCTGATCTCATAAAAAAAGGTATTATCAAGGTAATTATAACCAGTGGAGCAAATCTTACACATGATCTTTTAGAATCCTTTGGTGGTTCTCATTATCGAAACTATGGATTTGATGATGAAAAACTTCATGATTCGGGTATGGGTCGTATAGGTGATATTTACACAAAATCTGAGGATTTTGAGATTTTTGAAAACGAAATAAATCATATATTAGAAAAAATTGCAAGTGAAACTGAAATCACTTCCATTCAAGAATTTATTTACCATGTTGGAACACAAATAACCGATGAAAATTCTATTATAAAAGCAGCAGCAGATAATAATGTTCCAATATATGCTCCAGGGATTATTGATAGTATGCTGGGCCTTCAATTATGGATGTTCAATCAATCCAACAAACTTGCTTTGGATGCGGTAGCTGATATGCACCAACTTTCAGATATAGTATTTGAGTCTGAAAAAGTAGGAGCCGTTATTTTAGGTGGAGGCCTTCCCAAACATTATGTGTTAGCTTCTAATCTTCTAAAAGGTGGTGTTGATGCTGCTATTCAAATAACCATGGATAGGAGTGAAGCGGGAAGTTTAAGTGGTGCTCCCTTAGAAGAAGCCAAGTCTTGGGCCAAGGCTCGGGCAGGTTCTAATTTAGTAACAGTTGTTGGTGATGCTACAGTTCTTTTCCCCCTGATTCTGGCTGGAGCGCTGGATTTAGTAGATTCCGGGGAGAATGAATAA
- a CDS encoding CBS domain-containing protein, with product MLTSVQKEILQSLINLYRNSSGKSIKGEEIAEIMNRNPGTIRNQMQSLRSLGLVKGVPGPRGGYKPTIEAYHTLNISATGKETLVPIYRDGKELNDISVAKIEFTSIPHPGECEAAIKAVGSIKQLDLGDRIRVGPTPVNKLVINGVIVGRDDMDNILLLDTTAIRSIPKKTVLDVATKELITLNAEYGVKKSAKVLSEKGIEGAPVFKDGKIVGILTLSDITKAIAQSKEYLEISEIMSSDIITVEEDVMISDAIEIMNKKNIGRLIVLEHDGTPVGIVTRTDLLDNIAGLK from the coding sequence ATGCTTACATCTGTTCAGAAGGAGATTTTACAAAGTTTGATTAATCTGTATCGTAATTCTAGTGGTAAGTCCATAAAGGGCGAGGAAATAGCTGAAATAATGAATCGTAACCCTGGAACAATACGTAACCAGATGCAATCCCTAAGGAGTTTAGGCCTTGTGAAAGGTGTTCCAGGACCCCGGGGCGGTTATAAACCCACAATTGAAGCTTATCATACATTAAATATTTCTGCAACAGGTAAAGAAACATTAGTTCCGATTTATAGGGATGGAAAAGAATTGAATGATATTTCTGTTGCTAAAATTGAATTTACAAGTATTCCTCATCCGGGTGAGTGTGAAGCTGCTATTAAAGCAGTTGGAAGCATAAAACAACTGGATTTGGGTGATAGAATTCGTGTAGGTCCTACTCCTGTAAATAAATTGGTTATAAATGGTGTAATTGTTGGTAGGGACGATATGGATAATATTTTGCTTTTAGATACCACGGCCATTAGAAGTATTCCTAAAAAGACAGTTCTTGATGTGGCAACCAAGGAACTTATAACTTTGAATGCGGAATATGGTGTTAAAAAATCTGCAAAAGTTTTATCGGAAAAAGGGATTGAGGGAGCTCCAGTTTTTAAGGATGGTAAAATTGTTGGAATACTAACCTTAAGTGACATTACTAAAGCTATTGCTCAAAGTAAAGAATATCTAGAAATTAGTGAAATCATGTCCAGTGATATTATAACTGTTGAAGAGGACGTCATGATATCTGATGCGATTGAAATCATGAATAAAAAGAACATAGGTAGATTAATAGTATTAGAGCATGATGGAACTCCCGTGGGAATTGTGACTAGAACAGATCTTTTAGATAATATTGCTGGATTAAAATAG